One window of the Microvirga mediterraneensis genome contains the following:
- a CDS encoding phage major capsid protein, producing MKSFRSIFGMLTLALVASVFFLSSGDAYAAVGPVGPGELYSLGTLAAAGASAGIARLAACSIGPRIFFKPDDGSGSKTAAELAAEVKRDFETKHDKVKEIAEKALADAAKGVEMSGTVKELADQAITGMNEAKARLDEIEQKMARRREQGDSERTAGQRFVEDEGFKSFAGQIRPRGRHIVEVKDITSLTTDAAGSVGTLVQPTRAAPVELPRRRLTIRALLAPGNTASNSIEYDKEKGFTNNAAPVAEGALKPQSEIQYVAATAPVRTIAHWMRASVQILADAPGLRSMIDNRLRYGLAYVEENQLLNGSGTGENLEGLVTVATPFAAPGGLVAGQMIDTVRLGMLQVALAEYPPNGIVLNPIDWAFIEMMKDGQGRYLIGNPQGTLNPTLWGLPVVPTQAMGVDKFLVGAFDLAAQIFDRQDATVEVSTEDQDNFVRNKVTIRAEERLALAIYREEALVYGDLGRVA from the coding sequence ATGAAGTCTTTCCGATCCATTTTCGGGATGCTGACGCTCGCGCTTGTGGCGTCGGTGTTCTTCCTTTCCTCGGGCGATGCCTATGCCGCCGTGGGCCCAGTCGGCCCGGGCGAACTCTACAGCCTCGGCACGCTTGCGGCGGCTGGCGCCAGCGCGGGAATTGCCCGCCTCGCAGCCTGCTCTATCGGCCCTCGCATCTTCTTCAAGCCGGATGATGGCAGCGGCTCCAAGACTGCCGCCGAACTGGCCGCCGAAGTGAAGCGCGACTTCGAAACCAAGCACGACAAGGTTAAGGAGATTGCCGAGAAGGCGCTCGCGGATGCGGCCAAGGGCGTCGAGATGTCCGGCACCGTCAAGGAACTGGCAGACCAGGCCATCACCGGCATGAACGAGGCCAAGGCCCGTCTTGACGAGATCGAGCAGAAGATGGCTCGACGCCGCGAGCAGGGCGACAGCGAGCGCACCGCTGGCCAGCGGTTCGTTGAGGACGAAGGCTTCAAGTCCTTCGCCGGCCAGATCCGCCCGCGCGGTCGTCACATTGTCGAAGTGAAGGACATCACGTCTCTCACGACCGACGCTGCCGGCTCCGTGGGGACGCTGGTTCAGCCGACCCGCGCTGCTCCTGTCGAGCTGCCGCGCCGTCGCCTGACGATCCGCGCCCTACTCGCACCGGGCAACACCGCGTCAAACTCCATCGAGTACGACAAGGAGAAGGGCTTCACCAACAACGCGGCTCCTGTCGCTGAAGGTGCTCTGAAGCCTCAGTCCGAAATCCAGTACGTGGCCGCGACCGCTCCGGTTCGCACCATCGCCCACTGGATGCGGGCTTCGGTCCAGATCCTTGCGGATGCCCCCGGCCTCCGTTCGATGATCGACAACCGCCTCCGGTATGGCCTTGCCTATGTCGAAGAGAACCAGCTTCTCAACGGCAGCGGCACCGGGGAGAACCTCGAAGGTCTCGTGACGGTCGCAACCCCGTTCGCGGCCCCCGGGGGCTTGGTCGCCGGCCAGATGATCGACACCGTTCGCCTCGGCATGCTTCAGGTAGCGCTTGCCGAGTACCCGCCGAACGGCATCGTCCTGAACCCGATCGATTGGGCTTTCATCGAGATGATGAAGGATGGCCAGGGCCGCTATCTCATCGGCAACCCGCAGGGCACGCTGAACCCGACGCTTTGGGGCCTGCCGGTGGTGCCGACCCAGGCGATGGGCGTGGACAAGTTCCTCGTCGGCGCCTTCGATCTGGCCGCCCAGATCTTCGATCGGCAGGACGCGACGGTCGAGGTCTCCACCGAGGATCAGGACAACTTCGTTCGCAACAAGGTCACGATCCGCGCAGAAGAGCGGCTCGCCCTGGCGATCTATCGCGAAGAGGCCCTGGTTTACGGCGACCTCGGCCGCGTGGCCTAA
- a CDS encoding HK97 family phage prohead protease — MSKTAPILEIKSLKDSGEFEGYGSTFGGEPDAYGDVIAPGAYTDSLKAHKAKGTMPKLFWQHNPDEPIGKWIEATEDDHGLLMRGRLNMDVQRGREAYALLKEGDIDGLSIGYRIKEYSVDTETGVWTLEKLDLVEVSIVSVGANENAVVQSVKAAKASHDLTEKLKAGDRLTEREFETWLKGLGFSNSQAERAARLHLKGQGEPAAAADDATTFLEALLGRRS; from the coding sequence ATGAGCAAGACAGCCCCAATTCTTGAGATCAAGTCGCTCAAGGACAGCGGCGAGTTTGAGGGCTACGGCTCGACATTCGGTGGTGAGCCTGATGCCTACGGCGATGTCATTGCCCCCGGCGCCTATACGGACAGCCTGAAGGCCCATAAGGCCAAGGGCACCATGCCGAAGCTCTTCTGGCAGCACAATCCGGATGAGCCGATCGGCAAGTGGATTGAGGCAACCGAGGACGATCATGGCTTGCTGATGCGCGGCCGACTGAACATGGACGTTCAGCGGGGTCGTGAAGCTTATGCCCTTCTGAAAGAAGGCGACATTGACGGGCTGTCGATCGGCTACCGCATCAAGGAATACAGCGTCGACACGGAAACGGGCGTCTGGACGCTCGAAAAGCTGGACCTTGTTGAGGTCAGCATCGTGTCGGTTGGCGCGAACGAGAACGCGGTCGTGCAGAGCGTGAAGGCTGCCAAGGCCTCGCACGACCTTACCGAGAAGCTGAAGGCCGGGGACCGGCTGACAGAGCGAGAGTTTGAGACCTGGCTCAAGGGGCTGGGCTTCTCCAACTCGCAGGCGGAACGTGCCGCACGTCTCCACCTGAAGGGGCAGGGGGAACCTGCCGCCGCGGCTGACGACGCGACCACGTTCCTCGAGGCACTCCTCGGGCGGCGGTCCTGA
- a CDS encoding phage portal protein — MNWLKRAFGLSGKKDIEPWRSGLASTENGNNFVTNQVTLANYRDLRLASAGAAVGLSATWACVQLIAGTIASLPLMVYRTGPDGIRRVARDHPLYFVLHDSPNYDQTAVDFWEFMAAAVELQGNAYAVMERRSDGVLNALHPIRPDLVRVRRLDDGSLEYEWPEDGRRIVRPGEQMLHIRGAMGDGISGTSTLSACRAVFEDALAAETAAGAMFQNGVSPSGILSTADSVALTKDQRDLLEKLLQEKYMGAVRAGRPMLLDNGMKWTQLSINPQDAQMLESRKFSGEQICRLFGVPPAMVGFGDKASNWGTGKEVDVLGFQKFTLRKRLKRIEQALLKQLVPLAERRAQGITIEFNFEGLLRGDTESRYNAYERAIRMGIATRNECRALENLPPIEGGDVVTVQMQDIPLAQAINGDPNEQDSPNS, encoded by the coding sequence ATGAACTGGCTAAAACGAGCTTTCGGGCTGTCGGGCAAGAAGGATATTGAGCCTTGGCGGTCCGGGTTGGCCTCGACGGAGAACGGCAACAACTTCGTCACCAATCAGGTTACGCTTGCGAACTATCGCGACTTGCGTCTGGCGAGCGCCGGGGCTGCGGTAGGGCTGTCGGCAACCTGGGCCTGCGTGCAACTCATCGCCGGTACGATCGCCTCGCTCCCGCTCATGGTCTACCGGACGGGGCCGGATGGCATCCGCCGAGTCGCTCGGGACCACCCGCTCTACTTCGTGCTGCATGACAGCCCGAACTACGATCAGACGGCCGTCGACTTCTGGGAGTTCATGGCCGCAGCGGTCGAGCTGCAGGGCAATGCTTATGCCGTCATGGAGCGGCGTTCTGACGGGGTTCTTAACGCCCTGCATCCGATCCGGCCGGATCTGGTTCGAGTGCGCCGTCTGGATGATGGCAGCCTGGAATATGAGTGGCCGGAGGACGGCCGCCGCATCGTGAGACCTGGCGAGCAGATGCTCCACATCCGCGGCGCTATGGGCGACGGGATCTCTGGTACATCGACACTCTCGGCCTGTCGGGCCGTCTTTGAGGACGCCCTCGCGGCCGAGACGGCAGCTGGGGCCATGTTCCAGAACGGGGTAAGCCCGAGCGGCATCCTGAGCACGGCCGATAGCGTGGCCCTCACGAAGGATCAGCGCGATCTGCTCGAGAAGCTCTTGCAGGAGAAATACATGGGCGCCGTCCGCGCCGGCCGCCCCATGCTGCTCGACAACGGCATGAAGTGGACGCAGCTTTCGATCAACCCCCAGGATGCCCAGATGCTCGAAAGCCGCAAGTTCAGCGGCGAGCAGATCTGCCGGCTCTTCGGCGTGCCGCCTGCGATGGTGGGTTTTGGCGACAAGGCCTCGAATTGGGGGACCGGGAAGGAGGTCGATGTGCTCGGCTTCCAGAAATTCACCCTCCGCAAGCGCCTGAAGCGCATCGAGCAGGCCCTTCTGAAGCAACTTGTGCCGCTGGCTGAGCGCCGGGCCCAAGGGATCACCATCGAGTTCAATTTCGAAGGCCTTCTGCGCGGGGACACCGAGAGCCGCTACAACGCCTATGAGCGGGCGATCCGCATGGGCATTGCGACCCGCAATGAGTGCCGCGCCCTGGAAAACCTGCCGCCGATCGAGGGCGGCGACGTGGTGACGGTGCAGATGCAGGACATCCCGCTCGCCCAGGCCATCAACGGAGACCCCAATGAGCAAGACAGCCCCAATTCTTGA
- a CDS encoding terminase large subunit, producing the protein MTVPSGEGQGGPFKLREWQKQFIRDIYEPHELRKGQYRRRVRRAILSIARKNGKTALIAALVLVHLIGPEAIQNGEIYSAANDREQAGQVYKVASQIVKSDPELSAMLRCVDSTKTIACYANGSFYKAISAEAGTKHGLNPSFVIFDELAQAKDRELYDVLDTSMGARAEPLFVTISTQSNDPEHILSKLIDDGLGSKDPTIVCHLYAVPEEQEDIFDPKCWEMANPALHDFRDFDDLKAIADKAQRMPAEEPKFRNLYLNQRVAPVASLISRAEWMACKGNTEIEEGEEVYLGLDLSSINDLTALVMVSAGDPTKVVPFLWKPEAFLKDHSNRDFGSGNHRYVEWHRDGHLLATPGRSIDKEVIARHIADLCGRYRVLGMAYDRWRIDDLIKEFDRIDFASHKDGEKGDGLRIIPWGQGFKDMTPAIDAMEVAVIDRKLIHGNNPVLNWNMANAVAVTDPAGGRKIDKNKARFRIDGAVALTMALGLKSRDRVNEVPFDAEAWIASYA; encoded by the coding sequence TTGACGGTCCCCTCTGGCGAAGGTCAGGGAGGCCCGTTCAAGCTTCGGGAATGGCAGAAGCAGTTCATCAGGGACATTTACGAGCCCCACGAGTTGCGGAAAGGACAGTATCGGCGCCGAGTGCGTCGGGCCATTCTGTCGATAGCCCGCAAGAACGGTAAGACGGCGCTCATCGCGGCTCTCGTGCTCGTGCATCTGATCGGGCCGGAAGCCATCCAGAACGGCGAAATCTATTCCGCGGCGAACGACCGCGAGCAGGCCGGCCAGGTCTACAAGGTCGCCTCGCAGATCGTGAAGTCGGATCCGGAATTGTCCGCGATGCTCCGGTGCGTGGACTCGACAAAGACAATCGCCTGTTATGCCAATGGCTCGTTCTATAAGGCCATCAGCGCGGAAGCCGGCACGAAACATGGCCTCAATCCGAGCTTTGTGATCTTCGATGAACTGGCTCAAGCGAAAGACCGCGAACTTTATGACGTACTTGATACTTCGATGGGTGCTCGTGCGGAGCCGCTCTTCGTAACCATCTCGACGCAGAGCAACGACCCGGAGCACATCCTGTCGAAGCTCATTGACGACGGCCTGGGGTCCAAGGATCCGACCATCGTCTGCCATCTCTACGCTGTTCCGGAGGAGCAGGAGGACATTTTCGACCCGAAGTGCTGGGAGATGGCGAACCCGGCGCTGCACGACTTTCGCGATTTCGATGATCTGAAGGCTATCGCTGACAAGGCGCAGCGCATGCCGGCAGAGGAGCCGAAATTTCGAAATCTCTACCTCAATCAGCGCGTGGCTCCGGTCGCTTCGCTGATCTCCCGGGCTGAATGGATGGCCTGCAAGGGGAATACGGAGATCGAGGAAGGCGAGGAGGTCTATCTCGGCCTCGACCTGTCGTCCATCAACGACCTGACGGCCCTCGTGATGGTCTCGGCGGGCGATCCCACCAAGGTTGTGCCCTTCCTCTGGAAGCCGGAAGCCTTTCTCAAAGATCATTCCAACAGGGATTTCGGCTCGGGCAATCATCGTTACGTCGAATGGCACAGGGACGGGCACCTGCTCGCCACTCCCGGCCGCTCTATCGACAAGGAAGTGATTGCGCGGCACATCGCGGACCTCTGCGGGCGCTATCGCGTCCTTGGCATGGCCTACGACCGCTGGCGCATTGACGACCTAATCAAGGAGTTCGACCGCATCGACTTCGCCTCTCACAAGGACGGCGAGAAGGGCGACGGGCTGCGAATTATCCCTTGGGGGCAGGGGTTCAAGGACATGACACCCGCCATCGACGCGATGGAAGTGGCGGTGATCGACCGGAAGCTGATCCACGGCAACAACCCAGTCTTGAATTGGAACATGGCGAACGCGGTCGCGGTCACGGATCCTGCAGGCGGGCGCAAGATCGACAAGAACAAGGCGAGGTTCCGGATCGATGGCGCAGTGGCGCTGACGATGGCCCTGGGCCTCAAGTCGAGAGACCGGGTGAACGAAGTGCCCTTCGACGCCGAAGCATGGATCGCGAGTTACGCATGA
- a CDS encoding phage terminase small subunit P27 family translates to MGARGPKKKLAEIARLEGNPGKRKIQESTVKASGAPFIPDYLDEDARACAEVILQSMPPELYTKADSGLIADYATAWSIKKQAVARLAAEGLTVTGSQGQDVKHPCINIISEMMRLNMAQGDRLGLDPKARQALQLKADEKPKSKFEGLIGASVSSDLSKH, encoded by the coding sequence ATGGGCGCTCGCGGCCCGAAGAAGAAGCTGGCCGAAATCGCTCGTCTTGAGGGCAATCCCGGCAAGCGCAAGATCCAAGAGTCGACGGTCAAGGCCAGTGGCGCTCCGTTCATTCCCGATTACCTCGATGAGGACGCCAGGGCCTGTGCTGAAGTCATCCTCCAATCCATGCCGCCCGAGCTTTACACGAAGGCGGATAGCGGCCTGATCGCGGACTATGCGACGGCGTGGTCAATTAAGAAGCAGGCGGTCGCAAGGCTGGCCGCTGAAGGGCTGACGGTCACAGGCTCGCAAGGCCAAGACGTTAAACACCCATGCATCAACATAATCTCGGAGATGATGCGCCTCAACATGGCCCAAGGCGACCGGCTCGGGCTCGATCCAAAGGCAAGGCAGGCGTTGCAGCTCAAGGCCGACGAAAAGCCAAAGAGCAAGTTCGAAGGTCTGATCGGAGCGAGCGTGTCATCCGATTTATCGAAGCATTGA
- a CDS encoding HNH endonuclease: MPKPFNFYSRPRESRGSARERGYSTRWEKARKTYLMSHPLCVMCKKDGRTTAANVVDHIKAHKGSQSLFWDTDNWQALCAHCHNSTKQREERGRFQAVDADGWPV, translated from the coding sequence ATGCCCAAGCCCTTCAACTTCTACAGCAGGCCAAGAGAGAGCAGAGGCTCAGCCCGAGAGCGAGGTTATTCCACCAGGTGGGAGAAGGCCCGCAAGACCTACCTGATGAGCCATCCCCTCTGCGTCATGTGCAAGAAGGATGGCAGGACGACAGCAGCGAATGTTGTTGATCACATCAAAGCTCACAAAGGTTCGCAGTCCCTATTCTGGGATACCGATAACTGGCAGGCCTTATGCGCCCACTGCCACAACAGCACCAAGCAGCGTGAGGAGCGAGGACGCTTCCAGGCTGTAGACGCAGATGGGTGGCCGGTATGA
- a CDS encoding endonuclease VII domain-containing protein, whose protein sequence is MHPESSTGILRKSVRDRHKIVTRRDALAQGLPRYFTGYPCNKDHIAERDTKTEKCCQCWAEETERLRQKVQSPEPFPAHKATSYQIKKLMTKQQGRCAICDDPISLGAAENEIKRTANVDHCHQTGTVRGMLCSRCNVGLGMFNDDVDRFRKAIAYLEQHLATEGTSR, encoded by the coding sequence ATGCATCCAGAAAGTTCGACAGGTATTTTGCGGAAATCTGTTCGTGACAGACACAAGATCGTCACGCGCAGGGATGCTCTTGCGCAAGGATTGCCCCGCTACTTTACTGGCTATCCCTGCAACAAGGACCACATAGCCGAGCGCGACACGAAAACCGAGAAGTGCTGTCAGTGTTGGGCTGAAGAGACCGAGCGGCTACGGCAGAAGGTCCAAAGCCCTGAGCCGTTCCCGGCTCATAAGGCGACCAGCTATCAGATCAAGAAGCTAATGACCAAGCAGCAGGGCAGGTGCGCTATCTGCGACGATCCTATCTCGCTTGGGGCGGCAGAGAACGAGATCAAGCGCACGGCCAATGTGGACCATTGCCACCAGACAGGTACGGTGAGGGGCATGCTGTGCAGCCGGTGCAATGTCGGTCTAGGGATGTTCAACGATGATGTGGATAGGTTTCGGAAAGCGATAGCCTATCTGGAACAGCATCTTGCAACCGAAGGGACTTCACGCTAG
- the nusG gene encoding transcription termination/antitermination protein NusG, producing MSTAPRFALSADIGQAHYFAAPILNHNPPETFEGLTWFVVVCNPKCERRAQLGLRRAGYQTYLPQTKRWVVHARKKEERESPLFPRYIFLGIKPGQDFFKMRGVDGVEGLVRDGYGSPARIPAPEPRDGQETPIHPLARLLERELAGEFDFTRLPDLGPQYQPGEVVRLTAGAFTDLQATVTSMLSKGRVEVVVDMLSRGVKVRLKATELQRLEAAE from the coding sequence ATGAGCACAGCCCCCCGCTTCGCCCTGTCTGCCGACATCGGTCAGGCCCACTACTTCGCCGCCCCCATCCTCAACCACAACCCTCCGGAGACATTCGAGGGGCTGACCTGGTTCGTTGTCGTCTGCAATCCCAAGTGCGAGAGGCGGGCGCAGCTCGGCCTCCGTCGTGCCGGGTATCAGACCTATCTCCCTCAGACCAAGCGCTGGGTCGTTCATGCCAGGAAGAAGGAGGAGCGGGAGTCGCCCTTGTTCCCGAGATATATCTTCCTCGGCATCAAGCCCGGACAGGACTTCTTCAAAATGCGGGGCGTGGACGGCGTTGAGGGCCTTGTCAGGGACGGTTACGGCTCCCCGGCTCGCATTCCCGCTCCTGAGCCACGAGACGGGCAGGAAACGCCTATCCATCCTCTGGCAAGGCTGTTGGAACGGGAACTGGCCGGCGAGTTCGACTTTACCCGGCTTCCCGACCTTGGCCCGCAGTATCAGCCGGGAGAGGTCGTCAGGCTCACGGCAGGAGCGTTCACCGATCTACAGGCGACGGTGACGAGCATGCTGTCAAAGGGTCGTGTCGAGGTCGTGGTCGATATGTTGAGCCGTGGGGTGAAGGTGCGGCTTAAGGCGACGGAGTTGCAGCGGCTTGAGGCGGCTGAGTGA
- a CDS encoding DNA cytosine methyltransferase: MRLRIIDMFAGIGGFSLGLERTDGFETVRFIEKDPFCRRVLAKHWPAVRCDEDVTTAEYREGEADIITAGFPCQDLSYAGNGAGLAGSRSGLFWEVVRAVCMVRPLYVLLENVAALLDRGMGTVCGAMAESGYDAEWDCVPAAAVGAPCLRDRLFIAAYPHGTGRIGFTERNLFAKTGITPPRRRHVDGLDLAEVGPWSSCPDVLRVDYGIPGTAHRLRAVGNSVHPSIPEATGRAILAALSIPQLQAAE, from the coding sequence ATGAGGCTCCGCATCATCGACATGTTTGCGGGGATAGGAGGCTTCAGCCTGGGGCTCGAGCGCACGGACGGCTTTGAGACTGTGCGCTTCATCGAAAAAGACCCGTTCTGCCGGCGCGTGCTAGCCAAGCACTGGCCGGCCGTCCGGTGTGACGAAGACGTAACGACAGCGGAGTATCGCGAAGGTGAAGCCGACATCATCACGGCGGGGTTCCCCTGCCAGGATCTTTCCTATGCCGGCAACGGCGCCGGACTTGCCGGAAGCCGTTCAGGACTCTTCTGGGAGGTGGTGCGAGCCGTTTGCATGGTACGACCGCTCTACGTCCTCTTGGAGAACGTGGCAGCTCTGCTCGATCGAGGGATGGGCACCGTATGCGGAGCCATGGCCGAGAGCGGGTATGACGCGGAATGGGATTGCGTACCGGCGGCGGCCGTTGGTGCCCCTTGTCTCCGTGACCGGCTATTCATTGCTGCCTACCCCCACGGCACAGGACGGATCGGGTTCACGGAACGCAACCTCTTCGCGAAAACCGGGATCACGCCACCACGCAGGCGTCACGTTGACGGATTGGATCTGGCTGAAGTTGGGCCGTGGTCGTCCTGCCCCGACGTTCTCAGAGTGGATTATGGGATACCCGGAACGGCACACCGACTTAGAGCCGTAGGAAATTCGGTTCACCCATCCATTCCTGAAGCCACCGGCCGCGCCATCCTCGCCGCCCTCTCCATCCCCCAGCTACAGGCAGCCGAATAA
- a CDS encoding YdaU family protein — MSQFPSLPLFTDAFLADTGHLTAQETGAYLLLLMMAWRLPECRLPDDDQKLSRWARVDSRTWKRIKPAIMEFWTFEEGFWTQKRLSKERSVVSKRAEVARDNGKHGGRPKSLENNEAQNPAGSSQVTQQKAPNPNPSKEYSDTSVSEMSADIAPREVSINDQIWNTKAALSDLSGKSPESVGKWIGKALKDHPPDVVKQGIDAALHAGTRDPFSYARSVMLNTRGPQNDQQGNRNGRTNSAARSTGTAARVAALMGYDDEHGGDDAAEERRVSDRASWPEGRNPSRFLDAEPDTAGVYRA, encoded by the coding sequence ATGAGCCAGTTCCCAAGCCTCCCGCTATTCACCGACGCGTTTCTGGCCGATACAGGCCATCTCACGGCCCAGGAGACCGGAGCCTACCTGCTCCTGCTCATGATGGCTTGGCGCCTGCCGGAATGCCGTCTGCCGGATGACGATCAAAAGCTCTCGCGTTGGGCTCGCGTCGATAGCCGCACATGGAAGCGTATCAAGCCCGCCATCATGGAGTTCTGGACCTTCGAAGAAGGGTTCTGGACACAGAAGCGGTTGAGCAAAGAGCGCTCTGTCGTCAGCAAACGTGCTGAAGTCGCACGCGATAACGGGAAGCACGGTGGGCGCCCTAAGTCATTGGAAAATAACGAAGCGCAAAACCCAGCGGGTTCTTCGCAGGTAACCCAGCAAAAAGCTCCTAACCCTAACCCTAGTAAAGAGTATTCCGATACTAGCGTATCGGAGATGTCTGCCGACATCGCGCCTCGTGAAGTTTCCATCAACGATCAGATTTGGAACACGAAGGCTGCTTTGTCCGATCTGTCCGGGAAGTCGCCCGAGAGCGTCGGCAAGTGGATCGGCAAGGCGCTGAAAGACCACCCCCCCGACGTGGTGAAGCAGGGCATCGACGCCGCCCTGCATGCCGGAACCCGCGACCCCTTCAGCTACGCCCGCAGCGTGATGCTCAACACCCGAGGCCCCCAAAATGACCAGCAAGGCAATCGCAACGGTCGAACCAATTCCGCCGCTCGATCAACGGGCACCGCGGCTCGAGTCGCTGCCCTCATGGGCTACGACGATGAACACGGCGGCGATGACGCAGCGGAAGAACGACGCGTATCGGATCGGGCCTCATGGCCGGAAGGTCGTAACCCTTCCCGCTTCCTCGATGCCGAGCCCGACACAGCGGGCGTTTATCGAGCGTAG
- a CDS encoding HNH endonuclease has protein sequence MRRQDRWVDLADRLALRRADVIAVCVFLNMRRNAVSISRELDIPLDVVERIARAAAPLLRQTRREAKECHYCGTTRGPFHRDHVFPRSRGGTDDPENIVIACASCNSAKGDRTPEEWLS, from the coding sequence ATGAGGCGCCAGGACCGTTGGGTTGACCTTGCCGACCGGCTGGCGCTTCGCCGCGCCGACGTGATCGCCGTGTGTGTGTTCCTCAACATGCGGCGCAATGCTGTCTCCATCTCGCGTGAGCTCGACATCCCGCTCGACGTGGTTGAGCGGATTGCCAGGGCGGCCGCGCCCCTTCTGAGGCAGACCCGACGCGAGGCCAAGGAGTGCCACTATTGCGGCACCACTCGCGGCCCCTTCCATCGGGACCATGTGTTCCCGCGCTCTCGCGGTGGCACGGATGATCCTGAGAACATCGTGATCGCTTGCGCTTCCTGTAATTCGGCCAAGGGCGACCGCACACCCGAAGAGTGGCTGTCATGA
- a CDS encoding DUF2312 domain-containing protein, which translates to MSDMAPDLIRSYVDRILRIKEEEDTLKADIKDIYAEAKSNGLDKTALGDLVTHLRKQAKNPEKQAERSSLFDLYLDAYTNAPHAHTHTREG; encoded by the coding sequence ATGAGCGACATGGCCCCCGATCTTATCCGCTCCTACGTGGACCGCATCCTCCGCATCAAGGAGGAAGAGGACACGCTGAAGGCGGACATCAAGGACATCTACGCTGAGGCTAAGAGCAACGGCTTGGACAAGACTGCCCTGGGCGATCTGGTCACCCATCTCCGCAAGCAGGCGAAGAACCCTGAGAAGCAGGCCGAGCGCTCGTCGTTGTTCGACCTGTATCTCGACGCCTACACGAACGCGCCTCACGCGCATACGCATACGCGTGAGGGCTGA
- a CDS encoding phage regulatory CII family protein, producing the protein MSQDRGRILPFSGFKAAWRMLLDTLGGVSAVERADLTRGSASLLSRYGQVHESVFTPIDIMYEIEKAVVDAGGRPEFLMAYADALGFVAVPKAAVENPLPVLDTAAVEAIGAVGQMASAFYEAAKDGVITPKEAENLAAVGQKAGAEVHEFTEAAKARAAKGGR; encoded by the coding sequence ATGTCTCAAGATCGCGGTCGTATTCTTCCCTTCTCCGGCTTCAAGGCTGCTTGGCGTATGCTGCTCGATACGCTTGGCGGTGTCTCCGCGGTCGAGCGCGCGGACCTCACGCGAGGCAGCGCATCGCTCCTGTCTCGATACGGGCAGGTTCACGAGAGCGTCTTCACGCCGATCGACATCATGTACGAGATCGAGAAGGCGGTCGTCGACGCTGGTGGCCGCCCTGAATTCCTGATGGCCTATGCCGATGCGCTCGGGTTCGTGGCTGTTCCGAAAGCCGCCGTTGAGAACCCTCTCCCCGTTCTCGACACTGCCGCCGTCGAAGCCATTGGCGCAGTCGGGCAGATGGCATCTGCCTTCTACGAGGCCGCAAAGGACGGAGTGATCACTCCCAAGGAAGCCGAGAACCTTGCCGCTGTCGGTCAGAAGGCGGGCGCGGAAGTGCATGAGTTCACGGAAGCCGCAAAGGCCCGTGCGGCGAAGGGGGGCCGCTAA
- a CDS encoding S24 family peptidase, whose translation MNAAHPLLLRYVADEVNTIRSSEFATTSVMKTRGERLAWAREQAGYKSKSEAARALGIAVATYNAHERAEEPGGRDFSPEQAEAYARKFRVAHAWLVTGKGDPKAGGDEVPPQLRPVEMSVTNYVIAGAVAAGTFREVSEFFDEELPKITAAADMRYPEARHMAFAIEGDSMNKARPPMLEGGYLLCVDYEDLEGRVPLRDGMKVVIERTKDAGHLREWSVKEVELYEDRVEFHPRSDNPKHKPIVVRRDFQPDDGTEVKVLALVNSVHYPTY comes from the coding sequence GTGAACGCTGCTCATCCCTTATTACTACGATACGTAGCAGATGAAGTCAACACCATTCGGAGTAGCGAGTTTGCTACAACCAGTGTCATGAAGACACGGGGCGAACGTCTGGCTTGGGCCAGGGAGCAAGCAGGATATAAATCCAAGAGCGAAGCAGCGCGCGCTCTCGGCATCGCCGTCGCCACTTATAACGCGCACGAGCGGGCCGAAGAGCCAGGCGGCAGAGACTTCAGCCCTGAACAGGCAGAAGCGTACGCCCGCAAGTTCCGAGTCGCCCACGCATGGCTTGTGACCGGAAAAGGGGACCCGAAGGCGGGAGGTGACGAAGTGCCACCTCAACTCCGCCCGGTAGAAATGTCAGTGACGAACTACGTCATTGCCGGCGCCGTTGCAGCTGGGACATTCCGCGAGGTTAGCGAATTCTTTGACGAGGAACTGCCAAAGATCACCGCTGCCGCAGACATGAGATACCCTGAGGCCCGACATATGGCCTTTGCGATCGAAGGCGATAGTATGAACAAGGCCCGGCCGCCGATGCTTGAGGGCGGCTATCTCCTCTGCGTCGATTACGAGGATCTGGAGGGCCGCGTTCCGCTCAGAGACGGCATGAAAGTCGTTATCGAGCGTACAAAGGACGCCGGTCACCTCCGCGAGTGGTCTGTCAAAGAGGTCGAGCTGTACGAGGACCGGGTCGAGTTTCACCCCCGATCTGACAACCCCAAGCATAAGCCCATTGTTGTGAGACGGGATTTTCAGCCGGACGACGGAACTGAGGTGAAAGTCCTCGCGCTGGTCAACAGCGTTCACTACCCGACTTACTAA